In the genome of Kineosporia corallincola, one region contains:
- a CDS encoding NAD(P)H-binding protein has product MSRPIAVVGASGAVGRAAVTALLRLGAGPLRLGARDPGRLPRPQDATVIAVDVTDPHSLRTFLAGCAGVLDCSGPSYELGDAVPAAALAAGVPCVVVTGEQPVYESLIAREPTGPAGVQVPVVLSAGTLPGLSGLLPRLFAATVSGASAGTRDDATAAAGARLVVHTGGLEPCTATVGADLVLSLGVTSQAGTASPTGASANLFGEAGAAWRDGRRRSRVLAPAEDADVPGFPGRVGVQPFLSLEAERVAGDLGLRELDWYHVHPGPAVRAVLATLPAARHSGVPLEELVARIRRAADVDLTGQKPYYRMSFTLLRRDGSQTSVLLRSPDSYRLTGAVGACAMHQVLLREVPAGIHFADRVLDPRALLKQVQVADPDTRVDVVDGGAEDEEGAL; this is encoded by the coding sequence ATGAGCCGCCCGATCGCGGTGGTCGGGGCCTCCGGGGCAGTGGGTCGCGCGGCTGTGACGGCGCTGCTGCGCCTGGGGGCCGGCCCGCTGCGCCTGGGAGCCCGGGACCCCGGCCGGCTGCCCCGGCCCCAGGACGCGACGGTCATCGCCGTCGACGTCACCGACCCGCACTCACTGCGGACCTTCCTGGCCGGCTGCGCCGGCGTGCTGGACTGCTCCGGGCCCAGCTACGAACTGGGCGACGCGGTGCCGGCCGCGGCGCTCGCGGCCGGCGTGCCGTGCGTGGTCGTCACCGGGGAACAGCCGGTGTACGAGTCGCTGATCGCCCGGGAACCGACCGGGCCGGCGGGTGTTCAGGTGCCGGTGGTGCTCTCGGCGGGAACCCTGCCGGGATTGTCGGGGCTGCTGCCGCGCCTGTTCGCCGCGACGGTGAGCGGAGCGTCGGCGGGAACCAGGGACGACGCGACGGCAGCCGCCGGTGCTCGCCTGGTGGTGCACACCGGTGGGCTGGAGCCGTGCACGGCCACCGTGGGCGCCGACCTGGTGCTGTCGCTCGGCGTGACGTCGCAGGCCGGGACGGCCTCACCGACGGGAGCGTCGGCCAACCTGTTCGGTGAGGCCGGTGCTGCCTGGCGGGACGGCCGCCGCCGCTCCCGGGTGCTGGCCCCGGCCGAGGACGCCGACGTGCCCGGCTTTCCCGGCCGGGTGGGCGTGCAGCCGTTCCTCAGCCTGGAGGCCGAACGGGTCGCGGGCGACCTGGGACTGCGCGAACTGGACTGGTACCACGTGCATCCCGGCCCGGCGGTACGGGCGGTGCTGGCCACGCTGCCCGCGGCCCGGCACTCGGGGGTGCCGCTGGAAGAACTGGTCGCCCGGATCCGGCGGGCCGCCGACGTCGACCTGACCGGCCAGAAGCCTTACTACCGGATGAGTTTCACTCTGCTGCGACGCGACGGCAGTCAGACGTCGGTGCTGCTGCGCAGTCCGGACAGCTACCGGCTGACCGGAGCCGTCGGCGCCTGCGCGATGCATCAGGTGCTGCTGCGTGAGGTGCCGGCCGGGATCCACTTCGCCGATCGCGTCCTGGATCCGCGGGCCCTGCTGAAACAGGTCCAGGTGGCCGACCCCGACACCCGGGTGGATGTCGTGGACGGCGGCGCCGAGGACGAGGAGGGCGCGCTGTGA